A section of the Bacteroidia bacterium genome encodes:
- a CDS encoding DUF4783 domain-containing protein codes for MKQFNIYLFILITSFPFVATAQADILEDITSAIRTGNSREVSRLFNSSVELTILTDENVYSKTQAEMILKDFFSNHQPTSFKIIHTGSSAKGCKYAIGNLVTNNGAFRTYFFIKEINGSLFIQQLRFEKE; via the coding sequence ATGAAGCAATTCAACATTTATCTTTTTATTCTCATCACGAGCTTCCCATTTGTGGCTACCGCCCAAGCGGATATCCTGGAAGACATAACCTCGGCTATACGAACCGGAAACTCCAGGGAGGTCTCCCGGCTTTTCAATTCCAGTGTGGAACTCACTATTCTCACAGATGAGAATGTATACAGTAAAACACAGGCTGAGATGATTCTCAAGGATTTTTTCTCCAATCATCAGCCGACTTCCTTTAAAATTATACACACCGGATCTTCTGCCAAAGGCTGTAAATATGCTATCGGAAACCTTGTAACAAACAATGGTGCTTTCCGAACTTACTTTTTCATAAAGGAGATAAACGGTTCTCTCTTCATTCAGCAACTCCGTTTCGAGAAGGAGTAA